A stretch of Rhododendron vialii isolate Sample 1 chromosome 4a, ASM3025357v1 DNA encodes these proteins:
- the LOC131324249 gene encoding EPIDERMAL PATTERNING FACTOR-like protein 5: MGVTRRVQQRKRVSSATVAAVAIAFLLFASGTSAFGLHPTRRLGGEVTEEGEGVAKSNNIIPSTESGGSTERAAATQRRLNGPGSSPPKCIAKCGSCRPCQPVRVVIQPGVSTPLEYYPVAWRCKCGNKIFMP, translated from the exons ATGGGCGTAACGCGTCGCGTCCAGCAGAGGAAGAGGGTTTCGTCCGCAACGGTAGCTGCCGTAGCTATTGCCTTCCTCTTGTTCGCTTCCGGTACTTCAGCTTTTGGTCTCCACCCGACTCGGCGACTCG GTGGGGAAGTGACAGAAGAGGGGGAAGGAGTTGCGAAGAGTAACAACATCATCCCAAGTACTGAGTCAGGGGGTTCGACGGAGCGAGCGGCGGCGACTCAGCGGAGGCTCAACGGGCCGGGATCGTCGCCGCCCAAGTGCATAGCAAAGTGCGGGAGCTGCAGGCCGTGTCAACCCGTCCGAGTCGTGATTCAACCGGGCGTCAGCACGCCGTTGGAGTACTACCCGGTAGCTTGGCGCTGCAAGTGTGGAAATAAGATCTTCATGCCttag